The following coding sequences lie in one Zestosphaera sp. genomic window:
- a CDS encoding RNA repair domain-containing protein has product MHAIKKLENYELIKKIIHTVPAEELGDYVIVVLDRKASNSLKEIRVSEVTKLMKDRLVLGDTIIPLHRIVEIRRLGEVLWRKNV; this is encoded by the coding sequence GTGCACGCGATTAAGAAACTAGAAAACTATGAGTTGATTAAGAAGATAATTCACACTGTACCGGCTGAAGAGCTAGGAGACTACGTTATAGTAGTCTTAGATAGGAAGGCTAGTAACTCTCTAAAAGAAATTAGAGTTAGTGAGGTTACTAAGTTAATGAAGGATAGGTTAGTCTTGGGAGATACTATCATACCTCTTCATAGGATAGTAGAGATTAGGAGGTTAGGTGAGGTTCTGTGGAGAAAGAATGTTTGA
- a CDS encoding DUF438 domain-containing protein: MSNIEERKIELVKSLLKKLHEGVKPEELSREFSEVLKQVSPFEVVLIEQQLIKEGFRVDDILKLCDLHVQLFRKYLISRELKGVPEGHPLDLLLRENELILKWSELLGVYAGATLKTTGEDLVRILNQLAGVVENLRNLRLHYRKIQMLVFPYLEKRGIIAVPRVLWGREDQVLQKVRELKKLVEEARVKSELVSEVASKALELSREVSELVFRENKILFPAVWVLLTEGEWAAIGEISEEMGYLVPVTKEWKPSARPVMPYEIVPEVTKEQVDALPPEFRELALKKLEADTYDVRVGSDIELSTGFLSKKELEGILKSLPLELTYADMNDRVKFFTESKLSRGFVRTKTILGRRLLYCHPPRLEGMVRVNVERLKKGEEYREYWTKQGDRIIRVLVVAVRSESGEYLGTLEIVEDLTEVVKNPDEVMKKLVVL; this comes from the coding sequence GTGTCAAATATTGAAGAAAGAAAAATAGAGCTCGTTAAGAGTTTGCTTAAGAAGCTTCACGAGGGTGTTAAGCCTGAAGAACTAAGTAGAGAGTTTAGTGAGGTTCTTAAGCAAGTGTCTCCTTTCGAGGTAGTGCTTATAGAGCAACAATTAATTAAGGAGGGTTTTAGAGTCGACGATATTCTTAAACTTTGTGACCTGCACGTTCAGCTCTTCAGGAAGTACTTAATCTCTAGGGAGCTGAAGGGGGTTCCTGAAGGACACCCACTAGACCTCTTACTCAGAGAGAATGAGTTGATTCTTAAGTGGAGTGAGTTGTTAGGGGTTTATGCGGGTGCTACCCTCAAGACTACTGGCGAGGATCTCGTGAGGATACTTAATCAGTTAGCAGGAGTCGTGGAGAACTTGAGGAACTTGAGACTACACTACAGGAAGATACAGATGTTGGTCTTCCCGTACTTAGAGAAGAGGGGGATTATAGCAGTGCCGAGGGTTTTGTGGGGTCGTGAGGATCAGGTGCTTCAGAAGGTGAGGGAGCTTAAGAAGCTTGTTGAGGAGGCTCGCGTGAAGAGCGAGTTAGTTAGTGAAGTAGCTAGTAAAGCTTTAGAGTTGTCTAGAGAGGTTAGTGAGTTAGTCTTCAGGGAGAATAAGATATTGTTCCCTGCCGTATGGGTTCTCTTAACTGAGGGTGAGTGGGCAGCTATAGGCGAGATTAGCGAGGAGATGGGTTACTTAGTACCAGTAACTAAGGAGTGGAAGCCTAGCGCGCGCCCCGTAATGCCTTACGAGATAGTTCCTGAAGTAACTAAGGAGCAAGTTGATGCTCTACCTCCTGAGTTTAGAGAACTAGCTCTCAAGAAGCTTGAAGCAGACACTTACGACGTGAGGGTGGGTAGCGACATAGAGTTAAGTACTGGTTTCCTGAGTAAGAAAGAATTAGAAGGTATTCTCAAGTCACTACCTCTAGAATTAACGTATGCCGACATGAACGATAGAGTGAAATTCTTTACTGAGAGCAAGCTGTCTAGAGGATTCGTGAGGACTAAGACAATATTAGGGCGTAGACTACTCTACTGTCACCCACCAAGACTTGAAGGCATGGTTAGAGTTAACGTTGAGAGACTGAAGAAAGGTGAGGAGTACAGAGAGTACTGGACTAAGCAAGGTGATAGAATAATTAGGGTTCTCGTAGTAGCTGTTAGGAGCGAGAGTGGAGAGTATTTAGGCACGCTAGAAATAGTTGAAGACCTTACTGAGGTAGTTAAGAACCCTGATGAGGTTATGAAGAAATTAGTGGTGCTCTAG
- a CDS encoding endonuclease V → MLLFDHYRASAIQKKLSELVDTSYEPDRIDTIVGLDLSYVGDIGIAIATLHKYPDMSLVKYSVASDEVHIPYVPGLLAFREAPLMFVAYELLDIDPDLILVNGHGITHPRSFGIASHVGVVLDKPTIGVAKRILSGREVVINGEKYLENNGVLGAYVFVRGTSKTYLSIGHKVSLKFIVEVTPKLFKDHELPEPIYTADKISKQVRSKIARSTRR, encoded by the coding sequence ATGCTTCTTTTCGACCACTACAGAGCGTCAGCAATACAGAAGAAACTCTCTGAGTTAGTTGATACCTCGTACGAGCCTGACAGGATAGACACGATAGTAGGGCTAGACTTATCGTATGTCGGCGATATAGGGATAGCTATAGCAACATTGCATAAGTATCCAGATATGAGTCTAGTGAAGTATTCTGTGGCTTCCGACGAAGTTCACATCCCTTACGTGCCCGGACTACTAGCTTTCAGAGAAGCGCCTCTAATGTTTGTTGCTTATGAACTGCTAGACATAGACCCAGACTTAATTCTAGTTAACGGACATGGCATAACGCATCCCAGGTCTTTCGGCATAGCTTCACATGTGGGCGTGGTTCTCGACAAGCCGACTATAGGCGTTGCTAAGAGAATCCTTTCAGGAAGAGAGGTAGTAATTAATGGAGAGAAGTACCTAGAAAATAATGGAGTGTTAGGAGCTTACGTGTTTGTGAGAGGCACATCTAAAACATACTTGAGTATAGGTCATAAAGTGAGTCTGAAATTCATAGTTGAGGTCACGCCAAAACTATTTAAAGACCACGAATTACCGGAACCAATATATACCGCTGACAAGATCTCTAAGCAGGTGAGGAGTAAGATTGCACGTAGTACTCGAAGGTAA
- the psmB gene encoding archaeal proteasome endopeptidase complex subunit beta: MSYERIGTGATAVGIKTREGVVLAAEKRVSYGGFVMSRGGKKVFAIKDRFGLAFAGLFSDIQTLNRTMNVLIHSYELENGRPISVHSAARLLSIILYQNKWLPFISEVIFGGVDETGTHLYVMDMLGSLIEDVYAAIGSGAPIAIGIIESKYREGISLEEAAQIAVEAVSAAIKRDALSGDGVDVVLIRPGGVTEKFVSLTT; the protein is encoded by the coding sequence ATGTCGTACGAGAGGATAGGGACTGGCGCCACAGCAGTCGGTATCAAGACTAGAGAGGGTGTAGTACTGGCTGCCGAGAAGAGAGTATCTTACGGCGGGTTTGTTATGAGTAGAGGCGGTAAGAAAGTATTCGCTATTAAAGACAGGTTTGGCTTAGCGTTTGCGGGCCTATTTTCTGATATACAAACACTGAATAGGACCATGAACGTATTAATACATTCTTACGAGCTAGAGAATGGAAGACCAATAAGTGTTCACTCAGCAGCCAGGCTACTGTCAATCATTTTATACCAGAATAAGTGGCTACCCTTCATATCTGAAGTAATCTTCGGAGGAGTTGACGAGACTGGCACACACCTATACGTGATGGACATGCTCGGATCACTAATAGAGGACGTGTACGCGGCTATAGGCTCTGGAGCACCGATAGCTATAGGCATCATAGAATCTAAGTATAGGGAGGGGATTTCCCTAGAAGAAGCTGCGCAGATAGCCGTAGAAGCTGTTTCCGCAGCTATAAAGAGAGACGCTCTCTCAGGAGACGGTGTAGACGTAGTATTGATAAGACCTGGGGGAGTAACTGAGAAGTTCGTGAGTCTCACAACATGA
- a CDS encoding transcriptional regulator: protein MSSVFELGYRYLVPSLKKRLAEIMNKELRMSEVEIARKLKITPSAVSRYLSSERGTAIDLTRFPDLDRELSKLARDLIARDLDWLTIEARLLEISLLAMSKKYLCGLHHKLQPIIDPMKCRICPEFFSTSKTHLSNFSE from the coding sequence ATGTCGTCAGTTTTTGAGTTAGGGTATAGGTACCTGGTCCCCTCACTCAAGAAAAGACTCGCAGAAATAATGAATAAAGAGCTAAGAATGAGTGAAGTAGAAATAGCTAGAAAACTCAAAATAACTCCGTCAGCAGTATCGAGGTACCTGAGCAGCGAGAGGGGTACTGCGATAGACTTAACTAGATTCCCAGACTTAGACAGAGAGCTCTCGAAACTGGCTAGAGACTTGATCGCGCGAGACCTAGACTGGCTAACCATAGAAGCAAGACTCCTAGAGATATCTCTGCTAGCTATGAGTAAGAAGTACTTATGTGGGCTACACCACAAACTACAGCCAATAATAGACCCCATGAAGTGTAGGATATGCCCTGAATTCTTCTCAACATCAAAAACACACCTTAGTAATTTCTCTGAATAA
- a CDS encoding DUF72 domain-containing protein has product MPEVFVGTSGWVYDWNLGGTLDWYVKFSGLNAVELNASFYRFPYRNQVLGWSRRGSSLRWSVKVYRGITHAGKMSERTLETWFRFHELFKLLEENIDFYLFQLPPNFTCREELLSRVEVFYDETRLKQRFAVEFRHPSCFTERVAEWGRNLRLTLVSIDSPETSWIVRTNTNVYLRLHGRGEWYAYEYSYDELKELAEKILNLYPEKIYVFFNNNHWMLENARVMLNILKSL; this is encoded by the coding sequence GTGCCGGAGGTTTTCGTAGGTACTAGTGGGTGGGTTTATGACTGGAACTTAGGCGGGACTCTAGACTGGTATGTCAAGTTCTCAGGTCTTAACGCAGTAGAGCTCAACGCAAGTTTTTATAGGTTTCCTTACAGGAATCAAGTCTTGGGCTGGTCTCGGAGAGGCAGTAGTCTCAGGTGGTCTGTTAAAGTCTACAGAGGCATAACTCACGCGGGCAAAATGAGTGAGAGAACTTTAGAAACTTGGTTTAGGTTTCATGAATTATTTAAGTTGCTGGAAGAAAACATAGACTTCTACTTATTCCAGCTACCGCCTAACTTCACTTGTCGAGAAGAGTTGCTGAGTAGAGTTGAAGTATTCTACGATGAAACAAGACTTAAGCAGAGGTTTGCTGTCGAGTTCAGGCATCCCTCATGTTTTACTGAGAGGGTAGCTGAGTGGGGGCGTAACTTAAGACTAACACTAGTTTCTATAGACTCACCAGAGACTTCATGGATTGTCAGAACTAACACTAACGTGTACTTAAGACTACACGGGCGTGGAGAGTGGTACGCCTACGAATACAGCTACGACGAGCTAAAAGAACTAGCTGAGAAGATACTCAACCTATACCCAGAGAAAATCTACGTATTCTTCAACAACAATCACTGGATGCTTGAGAACGCTAGAGTCATGTTAAATATACTTAAGTCTCTCTAA
- a CDS encoding Lrp/AsnC ligand binding domain-containing protein: MWISMPVAIVLINTEIGSEADVLNALANIEGVKEIYEVYGMYDVVVKIEAPTHEALRDLIINKIRKIPQVRGTTTMIVVEQRIIS, from the coding sequence TTGTGGATCAGCATGCCTGTAGCTATAGTTCTCATAAATACTGAGATAGGGTCTGAAGCTGACGTATTAAACGCTCTCGCTAATATCGAGGGAGTTAAAGAAATTTACGAAGTTTACGGCATGTATGATGTCGTAGTCAAGATAGAAGCTCCTACACACGAAGCTTTAAGAGACTTAATAATAAACAAGATTAGAAAGATTCCTCAAGTACGAGGAACTACTACTATGATAGTAGTAGAGCAAAGGATAATCTCGTAA
- a CDS encoding SLC13 family permease, which translates to MLYEDVVRSEWVGLGIVVYLVTSLIVRSRKTHVPVWSLMAFSAFITVITGLVSFDEVGLVIDIDVILFLIGMFSLVSLSESSGLLSAISAWYVSKFKNKHSLIYASSLLFGFLSAFAVNDTVALMGPPIAYVISRAAGLDPKFMFLLLAYSLTIGSVMTPIGNPQNVLVAIQSGIPAPFIIFIKELTIPTLINLIVLPLILIKIFKIKNEPVKISLIPYELITDKRDALLAGAGLLATVASLVANDLLELLSLPHVTHRGFIPFIVAAGTYLLSRNPRKVLASVDWGTIVFFITMFVTMEGVWRSGVLQPILTFLMSGKLGSVESVLSVTVASLLLSQVLSNVPFVKLFITFLKNVGYGPADVNIWLALAAMSTIAGNLTILGAASNIIVLETLETKMKTSITFIEFFKIGLFVTVVNTLIYLVFLLT; encoded by the coding sequence ATGCTGTACGAAGACGTAGTGCGTAGTGAGTGGGTAGGTTTAGGAATAGTAGTGTACTTAGTTACTTCATTAATTGTGAGGAGCAGGAAAACCCACGTACCGGTATGGAGTCTCATGGCTTTCTCAGCCTTCATAACAGTTATTACGGGGCTAGTTAGTTTCGATGAGGTAGGCTTAGTCATAGATATAGACGTCATACTATTTTTGATTGGCATGTTCAGCTTAGTAAGTCTCTCAGAATCTTCCGGACTCCTCTCAGCCATCTCTGCTTGGTACGTGAGTAAGTTTAAGAATAAACACTCACTAATCTACGCTTCCTCACTTCTCTTCGGCTTCTTATCGGCTTTCGCAGTAAACGACACAGTAGCTCTCATGGGTCCTCCCATAGCTTACGTAATCTCTAGAGCTGCCGGCCTAGACCCTAAATTCATGTTTTTGCTCCTAGCATACTCACTAACTATAGGTTCCGTAATGACGCCTATAGGGAACCCGCAGAACGTCTTAGTAGCTATACAGAGCGGTATCCCAGCACCATTCATAATATTCATTAAGGAACTCACAATACCGACACTCATTAACTTAATTGTGTTGCCGTTAATTTTAATAAAGATTTTTAAAATCAAGAATGAGCCAGTCAAAATAAGCTTGATACCTTACGAACTCATCACAGATAAGCGAGACGCCTTACTCGCAGGAGCCGGACTACTCGCAACAGTGGCAAGTCTGGTAGCGAATGACTTGCTAGAACTCTTAAGCTTACCTCACGTAACTCACAGAGGCTTCATACCTTTCATAGTAGCGGCCGGCACATACCTTCTCTCCAGGAACCCTAGGAAAGTGCTCGCAAGCGTTGATTGGGGGACTATAGTCTTCTTCATAACAATGTTCGTAACTATGGAGGGAGTATGGAGGAGTGGGGTCCTGCAACCAATCCTGACTTTCTTAATGTCTGGCAAACTCGGGAGTGTGGAAAGCGTGTTATCAGTGACAGTAGCTTCACTGCTCTTGAGTCAAGTACTCAGCAATGTTCCGTTCGTGAAGCTCTTCATAACTTTCTTGAAAAATGTTGGTTATGGGCCAGCAGACGTTAATATATGGTTAGCCCTAGCTGCTATGTCAACTATAGCCGGCAACCTAACTATATTGGGCGCTGCCTCTAACATAATCGTGTTAGAGACGTTAGAAACTAAAATGAAGACCTCAATAACTTTCATAGAATTCTTTAAAATAGGTCTTTTTGTAACAGTCGTTAACACACTAATATACTTAGTCTTCCTGCTCACGTAA
- a CDS encoding sodium:solute symporter family protein: protein MNSETIIYTIIAYFIIYGAVGLLAARKIKTLEDYAVAGHKMGLIALTGTYFATFISALSFLGGIGGIYRVGITNVVYPIMWATGSAIGPIIAYKFRRVALITPAEYFEKRFGSRSLRILIASITCVALIPFFIIQLNALGAVYTLATGRSFSEGVIIGGIIVALYTVLGGIVAVAWTDVIQGFVLTAGAIVGGITVLQLCGGLDTIITNAATISTPPEVGLSPTPPGALVTVASFLTLPWFIAQWFTQAPGTGAHPQYLQRIQAAKDIKLSLRMYVYSWLALTVIYFFFVVIGLGGRVLVPTMPEGYKSDWIFPYLMVNYTHPIIAGAVLAGIIAAAASTLDTQIHLASVSLSIDVVRNLMRGISEKSALLISRAVTAILVAAAIYYSIYPAAEILALGGYTLGLMGVLYFAPVLLGLYWKRTTALGVAVGTIAGVLVFIAWQTLWGFSIYGLPPVGMGVITSFVLTVIVSLLTKPPSEELIKPYF, encoded by the coding sequence ATGAATTCTGAAACAATAATCTACACTATCATAGCCTACTTCATAATATACGGGGCGGTAGGCCTACTTGCAGCTAGGAAGATCAAGACTCTAGAAGATTATGCAGTGGCAGGACATAAAATGGGCTTAATAGCGCTAACTGGCACATACTTCGCGACGTTTATAAGCGCTCTCTCGTTTCTGGGCGGTATTGGTGGCATATACAGAGTAGGTATCACTAACGTCGTATACCCCATCATGTGGGCTACTGGAAGCGCGATAGGTCCTATAATAGCCTATAAATTCAGGAGAGTGGCTTTAATCACCCCGGCAGAATACTTTGAAAAAAGATTTGGAAGTAGGAGCTTACGCATACTTATAGCCTCAATAACGTGTGTGGCACTCATACCGTTCTTCATAATTCAATTAAATGCATTAGGCGCCGTTTACACGCTAGCTACTGGTAGAAGTTTCAGTGAGGGCGTCATAATAGGTGGTATAATCGTAGCTCTCTACACAGTCTTAGGAGGCATAGTAGCAGTTGCTTGGACAGACGTTATTCAGGGATTTGTGCTTACCGCAGGCGCTATAGTGGGTGGCATAACAGTCTTACAGTTATGTGGCGGATTAGACACCATAATCACTAATGCTGCCACAATATCCACACCTCCTGAAGTAGGTTTATCACCAACACCTCCAGGAGCTTTAGTAACCGTAGCATCCTTCTTAACACTACCTTGGTTCATAGCTCAGTGGTTCACTCAGGCTCCAGGCACTGGAGCTCACCCACAATATCTGCAAAGAATTCAAGCTGCTAAAGATATTAAGCTCTCGCTACGTATGTACGTGTATTCTTGGTTAGCATTGACTGTCATATACTTCTTCTTCGTAGTAATAGGTCTAGGAGGTAGGGTCTTAGTACCTACGATGCCCGAAGGATATAAGTCTGACTGGATATTCCCTTACCTCATGGTTAACTATACACACCCGATCATTGCCGGCGCTGTTCTCGCCGGCATAATAGCGGCTGCGGCTTCAACTTTAGACACACAAATACACTTAGCTTCAGTATCGTTATCTATAGATGTCGTAAGAAACTTAATGAGAGGAATTTCAGAGAAGAGCGCTCTTCTAATATCTAGGGCAGTAACAGCGATCTTAGTTGCCGCAGCCATATACTACTCAATATATCCCGCGGCAGAGATACTAGCTTTAGGCGGGTATACACTGGGTCTCATGGGCGTGCTTTACTTCGCTCCAGTGTTGCTCGGCCTCTACTGGAAAAGAACCACGGCACTCGGCGTAGCAGTAGGCACGATAGCGGGAGTCTTAGTATTCATAGCATGGCAGACTTTATGGGGCTTTAGCATTTATGGTCTCCCACCAGTCGGCATGGGCGTCATAACCAGCTTCGTTTTAACGGTGATAGTATCGCTGCTAACTAAACCACCCTCAGAGGAACTCATTAAGCCCTACTTCTGA
- a CDS encoding type 1 glutamine amidotransferase domain-containing protein — protein MVSKVLMIVGPEFEDIEVLYPYYRLVEEGFEVVVAAPSEGRVEGKHGYVVNAVPLSKVNPEEYIALVIPGGRGPERIRVLAREEAVKIVRHFVESGKPVAAICHGPQLLISAGVVKKLKLTSYAGIADDIRVSGGEWVDQPVVVDRNIVTARTPPDLPYWMKEFIKLIKHAKS, from the coding sequence GTGGTTAGTAAGGTCCTCATGATAGTTGGTCCGGAGTTTGAGGATATTGAGGTTCTGTATCCTTACTATAGACTCGTTGAGGAAGGTTTTGAGGTTGTTGTTGCGGCACCTAGTGAGGGCAGGGTTGAGGGTAAGCACGGCTATGTAGTGAATGCAGTACCTCTGAGTAAAGTGAATCCTGAAGAATACATAGCTCTAGTAATTCCTGGCGGTAGAGGCCCTGAGAGAATTAGGGTATTAGCAAGAGAAGAAGCAGTCAAGATAGTGAGGCACTTCGTAGAGTCTGGAAAGCCTGTCGCGGCAATATGTCACGGACCCCAACTACTAATATCAGCAGGCGTCGTCAAGAAACTAAAACTAACTAGCTACGCAGGAATAGCCGATGACATCAGAGTATCAGGTGGTGAATGGGTTGACCAACCGGTAGTCGTAGACAGAAACATAGTAACAGCTAGAACACCACCAGACCTACCATATTGGATGAAAGAATTCATTAAACTGATTAAACATGCTAAAAGCTAA
- a CDS encoding DUF120 domain-containing protein yields the protein MHVVLEGKVITGLGVGAKYVSMPPYNIILTELIDEEPYPGTLNIEINKTYEELIRECTPSMIRSLIVDGTERGGFYYWFGKIPELSDEWVLVIRPYLSKHKPNIIEVISGHNLRKKLSLEDGKLVSIKIFCADFIPI from the coding sequence TTGCACGTAGTACTCGAAGGTAAGGTAATAACTGGTTTAGGAGTTGGAGCTAAGTACGTCTCTATGCCGCCTTACAACATAATTCTGACAGAGTTGATAGATGAGGAGCCATATCCAGGAACCCTCAACATAGAAATAAACAAAACTTACGAGGAGTTAATTAGAGAGTGCACTCCCTCAATGATAAGAAGCCTCATAGTTGACGGGACTGAGAGAGGAGGCTTCTACTACTGGTTTGGCAAGATCCCCGAACTCTCGGATGAGTGGGTTTTAGTGATTAGACCGTACTTAAGTAAACACAAGCCAAACATCATAGAGGTAATTTCAGGGCACAACCTAAGAAAGAAACTCTCTCTAGAAGATGGAAAGCTAGTAAGTATTAAGATATTCTGCGCTGACTTCATACCTATTTAA
- a CDS encoding aldehyde ferredoxin oxidoreductase family protein, with protein sequence MAGKTAFIDLSKKKVKLEDSRNYVRLIGGRGTGAYLLFHFLEPKIKPFDPANIVVISPGRLVGTACPEANRTNVSSKSPITEGIGYSNVGGFFGYRLKCAGIDNLIIYGESEKPAYLLITKDTIEIRDAPYLWGLTTTETLRYLRKELGSDISVMTIGPAGENLVFASAIIVDEGNAAGGCGIASVLGSKKLKAISAYGDEEIQVAHPEVFSKLREEIIGRIEKSSFAKTHKNLGSFGRVLPRFQKLSMLPVRNYEDDVWDEDKLNKLLDALKYRVDMKGCPLCHMPCMNVLEIHEGKHTGTRCVGLQANAGYGFGPRFDIDDPSVIIKANALCNELGLDIDNAATIISWIFELYNKGLISREEVDGLELTWGCGDALLEMLRKLAYREGIGDILAMGFKQATLLIDRGSGYYAMQVKNQGIIDSVRTAVAWGFGHFTSIRGARHLDGSPTTEARDYTPDQSLKLFGVATASLQTVYEGKARLVFWFENFKAVTDALGICYFATYWGNALELLGPDDYAKLYYAVTGEEITSSELLLIGRKIREYEKAFNTIHANFTRTDDMPPPRVFVEEVKSGKLKGLKIDRKKYDEMLSEYYNLHGWDENTGLQKRETLLELGLQDIVSKLEKYGKLK encoded by the coding sequence TTGGCTGGAAAGACTGCCTTTATAGACCTATCTAAGAAGAAAGTTAAGTTAGAAGACTCAAGAAATTACGTCCGCCTAATCGGCGGACGAGGTACTGGGGCGTATCTATTATTTCATTTTTTAGAACCAAAAATTAAGCCGTTTGACCCAGCTAATATAGTAGTAATCTCACCCGGTCGCTTAGTAGGCACTGCATGCCCCGAAGCAAATAGGACGAACGTATCGTCAAAAAGCCCCATTACAGAAGGAATAGGGTACTCCAACGTCGGCGGGTTCTTCGGCTATAGACTAAAGTGTGCTGGAATAGATAATCTAATCATATACGGTGAATCTGAAAAACCTGCCTACCTATTAATCACGAAGGACACCATAGAGATAAGAGACGCCCCATATTTATGGGGCTTAACTACTACGGAGACCTTAAGATATTTAAGGAAAGAACTAGGGAGCGACATTAGTGTCATGACTATAGGTCCGGCCGGGGAGAACCTAGTATTTGCGTCAGCCATCATAGTAGATGAAGGAAACGCCGCTGGTGGTTGCGGCATAGCCAGCGTTCTAGGCTCTAAGAAGCTGAAGGCTATAAGCGCTTACGGTGATGAGGAAATTCAGGTAGCTCACCCAGAGGTCTTCAGTAAGTTGAGAGAGGAAATAATTGGCAGGATAGAAAAATCTAGCTTTGCAAAAACTCACAAGAATCTTGGTTCTTTCGGCAGGGTGTTACCTAGATTCCAGAAACTCTCAATGCTTCCTGTCAGAAACTATGAAGATGATGTATGGGATGAAGATAAGCTGAATAAGCTACTTGACGCTTTGAAATATCGAGTAGATATGAAGGGATGTCCTCTCTGCCATATGCCTTGCATGAACGTTCTAGAGATACATGAAGGTAAGCATACTGGCACTAGATGTGTAGGGCTCCAGGCTAATGCAGGATATGGATTCGGTCCTAGATTCGATATAGATGACCCTTCAGTAATTATCAAGGCTAACGCCTTATGTAATGAGTTAGGACTCGACATAGATAATGCGGCGACGATCATCTCATGGATTTTCGAACTTTATAACAAGGGATTAATAAGCAGAGAGGAGGTTGATGGTTTAGAACTTACGTGGGGTTGTGGAGACGCTCTTCTTGAGATGCTTAGGAAGCTTGCTTACAGGGAAGGTATTGGAGACATATTAGCAATGGGGTTTAAACAAGCAACCCTATTAATAGATAGGGGCTCAGGCTATTACGCCATGCAGGTTAAGAATCAAGGAATAATAGATTCCGTCAGGACAGCCGTAGCATGGGGGTTCGGTCACTTCACATCAATTAGAGGCGCTAGACACCTAGACGGATCACCAACAACTGAAGCCAGAGACTACACGCCAGATCAGTCTCTTAAGCTATTTGGAGTAGCGACAGCATCTCTTCAAACAGTTTACGAGGGAAAGGCTAGATTAGTCTTCTGGTTTGAGAATTTTAAAGCGGTAACAGACGCGTTAGGCATATGCTACTTCGCAACCTATTGGGGTAATGCATTAGAGCTATTAGGGCCTGACGACTACGCGAAGCTTTACTACGCTGTGACAGGCGAGGAAATCACGTCGTCTGAGCTACTCTTAATTGGAAGAAAAATCCGAGAATATGAGAAGGCATTCAACACCATCCACGCTAACTTCACAAGGACTGACGACATGCCACCGCCTAGAGTTTTCGTAGAGGAAGTGAAAAGTGGTAAGTTAAAGGGTCTAAAGATAGATAGAAAGAAGTATGACGAGATGCTTAGTGAGTATTATAATCTACATGGGTGGGATGAGAATACAGGCTTACAAAAAAGAGAAACGTTACTGGAGCTTGGATTACAAGACATAGTGAGTAAGCTTGAAAAGTATGGGAAACTCAAATAA